One stretch of Francisella sp. LA112445 DNA includes these proteins:
- a CDS encoding RCC1 domain-containing protein yields the protein MKKNVIIIALVFLCGSAFALDTFTQSFFTEYNRNYEYHKDIAYYGSGELRVGEYDIIQPDDSGNDNAKQIEEHYKQLQKAKGISEKNGSKCFMDKNYNIYCINEKNTDQPEEQQQGQTSDALGMSFSDSNKFEKVYGQSKYACALDKQGNAYCWGDGEQGELGNGERGHFSQPQKVKTDVKFSRLSVSKTYVCGIAKHNQGIYCWGKSTGSTNLNSTVPVQI from the coding sequence ATGAAAAAAAATGTAATTATAATAGCCCTTGTGTTTTTATGTGGTAGTGCCTTCGCCCTTGATACATTTACACAAAGTTTCTTTACAGAGTATAATCGTAATTATGAGTATCATAAGGATATAGCGTATTATGGATCTGGAGAGCTGAGGGTTGGTGAGTATGATATCATTCAGCCTGATGATTCAGGTAATGATAATGCTAAGCAAATAGAGGAACACTACAAGCAGCTTCAAAAAGCTAAAGGCATTAGTGAGAAGAATGGTTCTAAATGCTTTATGGATAAAAACTATAATATTTACTGTATTAATGAGAAGAATACTGATCAACCGGAAGAGCAACAGCAAGGTCAAACATCAGATGCTTTAGGTATGAGCTTTAGCGATAGCAATAAGTTTGAAAAAGTATATGGCCAAAGTAAATATGCTTGTGCTTTAGACAAACAAGGAAATGCGTATTGCTGGGGTGATGGAGAGCAAGGGGAACTTGGAAATGGAGAAAGAGGACATTTTAGCCAACCACAAAAAGTTAAAACTGATGTTAAATTTAGTAGATTAAGCGTATCTAAAACGTATGTTTGTGGTATTGCTAAACATAATCAAGGTATTTACTGTTGGGGTAAAAGTACGGGTAGTACAAACTTAAACTCAACAGTTCCTGTCCAAATATAA
- a CDS encoding carboxyltransferase domain-containing protein, translated as MKEYFLGQNCFVYNLSDQLSLDDNLKVLKIYKDILADQQFCHKFNIYDIVPSYNSVAFHFDYGNPLELKGAILNKILHVDYKHKIESQIHKIDVKYNGQDLEVAAEKLGLEVSEIVKRHTQNEYHIAMLGFKPYLPYLLGLDKSLSLPRLETPRNRIAAGSIGIGGAQTTIFPEQTPSGWNIIGISDFKDFSKLRPGDKIVFREI; from the coding sequence ATGAAAGAGTATTTTTTAGGTCAAAATTGTTTTGTCTATAACCTAAGTGATCAGTTATCTTTAGATGATAATTTGAAAGTTCTTAAAATATATAAAGATATCTTAGCGGATCAACAGTTTTGTCATAAGTTTAATATTTATGATATTGTTCCATCATATAATTCTGTAGCATTTCATTTTGATTATGGTAATCCGCTTGAGCTAAAAGGTGCTATCTTAAATAAGATTCTGCACGTTGACTATAAGCACAAGATAGAGTCACAAATCCATAAAATTGATGTTAAATATAACGGTCAAGATTTGGAAGTAGCAGCAGAAAAACTTGGATTGGAAGTATCTGAAATTGTAAAAAGACATACTCAAAATGAGTACCATATTGCGATGCTTGGTTTTAAGCCATACTTACCATATTTGCTTGGGTTAGATAAAAGTCTATCACTACCGCGACTCGAAACTCCTAGAAATAGGATTGCTGCAGGGTCTATAGGTATTGGAGGAGCTCAGACAACCATCTTTCCAGAGCAAACACCGAGTGGATGGAATATAATTGGTATATCAGATTTTAAAGATTTCTCTAAGCTTAGACCTGGAGATAAAATAGTTTTTAGGGAGATATAA
- the aroE gene encoding shikimate dehydrogenase, translating to MSDLYHVIGYPVKHSLSPKIQMELAKKYNQDMIFTAIEVNPEDLENKIKEFKSNSQIKGLSVTVPHKERVFELSDDSDATAKAVGAASNVIFTSKRKMIALNYDGLGIVNDIKNNYKIELENKKILVVGAGGAAKAVVAAIIKESPNSLTITNRTRQKAEAIADLFSADFAIEVEDFSSISGSFDVVINSTSSSIYNQMLPIGTTNFSKGAFAYDLMYADGGTIFTRWCQDNNIHAADGKGMLQELSKAVFKYWRKL from the coding sequence ATGTCAGATCTGTATCATGTTATTGGATATCCTGTAAAACATAGTCTATCGCCAAAAATTCAGATGGAGTTAGCCAAAAAGTATAATCAAGATATGATTTTTACCGCTATAGAAGTTAATCCGGAAGACTTAGAAAACAAAATTAAAGAGTTCAAAAGTAATTCTCAAATTAAAGGTTTGAGTGTAACAGTACCGCATAAGGAAAGAGTTTTTGAATTATCAGATGATTCAGATGCTACTGCAAAAGCTGTTGGGGCTGCAAGTAATGTTATTTTCACATCTAAACGTAAAATGATAGCGCTAAATTATGATGGTTTAGGAATAGTTAATGATATTAAAAATAACTATAAAATTGAGCTTGAGAATAAGAAAATTCTTGTGGTTGGCGCTGGAGGTGCTGCAAAAGCTGTTGTGGCTGCAATAATTAAAGAGTCTCCTAATTCATTGACTATTACAAACAGAACTAGGCAAAAAGCCGAAGCTATTGCTGATTTATTTAGTGCAGATTTTGCTATAGAGGTTGAAGATTTTAGTAGTATCTCAGGTAGTTTTGATGTAGTTATTAACTCAACATCATCGAGTATCTATAATCAGATGTTACCGATAGGGACAACGAATTTTTCTAAAGGCGCATTTGCATATGATCTGATGTATGCTGATGGAGGGACTATTTTTACAAGGTGGTGTCAGGATAATAATATTCATGCTGCTGATGGTAAAGGTATGTTACAAGAGCTAAGTAAAGCGGTATTTAAATACTGGCGAAAGCTGTGA
- the murC gene encoding UDP-N-acetylmuramate--L-alanine ligase, translating to MDKKILFLGVGGIGVSALAIAARNLGATVAGYDYKPNKLTLKLESLGVKIYTSQDNIPLDSYDMVVYSSAISSDNNLLQKARTLGIECLQRAMFLAILMRDFSYCIAITGTHGKTTTSSVLATLLCHLDEKSSFIVGGVVKYSGSNIQINGKDKLVIEADESDASFLHLNPQCTIITNVDLDHMTTYQNSYENLLDNFLQFISKETIRNIYLCVDDKGCNDLLQKSALLDKNITLYGFSKEADARISDYYVKDGYTYFSIYYNGKSLDFTIQLPGKYNVQNATACIVCCLDLGFEYEDIRKALLNVEGVARRFDLYLRDISGYKVQVIDDYGHHPAEVTNCLSAVRDRFPNKKIIHVFQPHRYTRNRDLFKDWQQALCLSDRLILLPTYTAGEEVILGAESKDIAKKLTNCTLVDDFESVVSILKQIVDENSVILVQGAGDVTNLVEMLGE from the coding sequence TTGGATAAAAAAATATTATTTCTTGGAGTTGGTGGAATTGGGGTTTCTGCTCTTGCAATTGCTGCTAGAAATCTTGGAGCAACAGTTGCAGGGTATGATTATAAACCGAATAAGCTAACATTAAAACTTGAGTCTCTTGGGGTTAAAATATATACCTCGCAAGATAATATTCCTTTAGATAGTTATGATATGGTCGTTTACTCAAGTGCAATATCATCAGATAATAACTTATTACAAAAAGCCAGAACTCTTGGTATAGAGTGTCTACAAAGAGCAATGTTTCTAGCAATCCTTATGAGGGATTTTAGTTATTGTATTGCTATAACTGGAACTCATGGTAAAACAACAACATCAAGTGTCTTAGCAACATTATTGTGCCACCTTGATGAAAAAAGTAGTTTTATCGTTGGAGGAGTAGTGAAATATTCTGGTTCTAATATCCAAATTAATGGTAAAGATAAGCTGGTAATCGAAGCTGATGAGAGTGATGCATCATTTTTACATTTAAATCCACAATGTACAATAATTACTAATGTTGATCTTGACCATATGACAACCTATCAAAATAGCTATGAAAATCTCTTAGATAATTTTTTGCAATTTATATCTAAAGAGACTATTAGAAATATTTACCTATGTGTAGATGATAAAGGTTGTAATGATCTGCTGCAGAAGAGTGCGCTATTAGATAAAAATATAACTTTATATGGTTTTTCAAAAGAAGCAGATGCTCGGATAAGCGACTATTATGTAAAAGATGGGTATACTTACTTTAGCATTTACTACAATGGGAAGAGTTTAGACTTTACTATTCAGTTACCAGGTAAATATAATGTGCAAAATGCTACAGCGTGTATCGTTTGTTGTTTAGATCTTGGCTTTGAGTATGAGGATATAAGAAAAGCATTACTAAATGTTGAGGGTGTAGCAAGAAGGTTTGATCTATATCTAAGAGATATCTCAGGATACAAGGTACAAGTAATTGATGATTATGGACATCACCCTGCTGAAGTTACTAACTGTCTATCAGCTGTTAGAGATAGATTTCCAAATAAAAAAATTATTCATGTGTTCCAACCACATAGATATACTCGAAATAGAGATTTATTTAAAGATTGGCAACAAGCTCTTTGCTTATCAGATCGGTTAATATTATTACCAACGTATACAGCTGGAGAAGAGGTTATTTTAGGAGCAGAAAGTAAGGATATTGCTAAAAAGCTTACAAATTGTACTTTAGTCGATGATTTTGAGAGTGTTGTGAGTATCTTAAAGCAGATCGTTGATGAAAATAGTGTTATTTTAGTCCAAGGTGCTGGAGATGTTACAAATTTAGTGGAGATGTTAGGTGAGTAG
- a CDS encoding regulator: MKKIIVLLAVVFLCTNAFATFTHSFFDDHNHSTDNFVPKNNNFRDDAKIQEYGDNFGKDDSEKYNCSYDVSGQVRCGDYKIRQDTTNDSGKKLSKEMLEHLEKLKKSKTVTEGDDFNCALDDGDEAYCWGSNKRGQLGTPDVKNKASIPHKVDTKIKFKKVYTKAHYACALDESDHAYCWGDGSYGEVGNGKKGLFNEPQKVKTDVQFNRLIMARTYTCGIAKKSNDVYCWGKNNKGTVNLDSPVPVKI, encoded by the coding sequence ATGAAAAAAATTATAGTTCTTCTAGCAGTTGTATTTTTATGTACTAATGCATTTGCTACCTTTACTCATTCCTTTTTTGATGATCATAATCATTCAACTGATAATTTTGTACCTAAAAATAATAATTTCCGAGATGATGCTAAGATACAGGAGTATGGAGATAATTTTGGTAAAGATGATTCAGAAAAATATAACTGTAGTTACGATGTCTCAGGACAAGTAAGGTGTGGTGATTATAAGATTAGGCAAGATACAACTAATGATAGTGGTAAAAAACTTAGTAAGGAGATGTTAGAACATCTTGAAAAGCTTAAGAAGTCTAAAACTGTTACTGAAGGCGATGATTTTAACTGTGCATTAGATGATGGTGATGAGGCATATTGTTGGGGTAGTAATAAAAGAGGTCAGCTAGGGACTCCTGATGTAAAAAATAAAGCTTCTATCCCACATAAGGTTGATACTAAGATTAAATTTAAGAAAGTCTATACAAAGGCTCATTACGCTTGTGCCTTAGATGAGAGTGATCATGCTTACTGTTGGGGAGATGGTAGTTACGGAGAGGTAGGTAATGGCAAAAAAGGTCTCTTCAATGAACCTCAAAAAGTTAAAACTGATGTACAGTTTAATAGATTAATTATGGCAAGAACATATACGTGTGGAATTGCTAAGAAGTCTAATGATGTATATTGTTGGGGAAAAAATAATAAAGGCACAGTGAATTTAGATTCACCAGTACCTGTTAAAATTTAA
- the rsmI gene encoding 16S rRNA (cytidine(1402)-2'-O)-methyltransferase, whose translation MSSVDKSVLYVVATPIGNLGDITLRAIDILKEADVILAEDTRVTAKLLMGLNIKNEQKLVSCHDFNEESRVQQVKEFLDAGKKVALVSDAGTPLISDPGYKIVASLRNDNYKIVPIPGASAVTTALSAAGLPSDSFMFKGFLSAKKAKRQEQIQELKKLSTTVILYESVHRIEYLLEDLDSILPNVDIAVAKELTKQFETFVNGKPAQVIEFFKSSPEKLKGEFVVIIDCNASDISDSSRIDQDLLLEALLDELPLKKAVKLTSELLKLKKNDIYQRALDLKKDMDLKKNA comes from the coding sequence GTGAGTAGTGTAGATAAGTCGGTGCTTTATGTTGTAGCAACGCCAATAGGTAATCTTGGAGATATAACACTCCGTGCTATAGATATTTTAAAGGAAGCTGATGTGATCTTGGCAGAAGACACTCGAGTAACAGCAAAGCTCTTGATGGGGCTTAATATAAAAAATGAGCAAAAATTAGTATCGTGTCATGACTTTAATGAAGAGTCTAGAGTACAACAAGTCAAAGAATTTTTAGATGCGGGTAAAAAGGTTGCTTTAGTTAGTGATGCAGGAACTCCACTAATATCTGATCCTGGTTACAAAATAGTAGCAAGTTTGCGTAATGACAATTATAAGATAGTGCCTATTCCTGGAGCTAGTGCTGTAACAACTGCTTTGTCAGCTGCAGGTTTGCCATCAGATAGTTTTATGTTTAAAGGATTTTTATCTGCCAAAAAAGCAAAGAGGCAAGAGCAGATTCAAGAGCTTAAGAAACTTAGTACAACAGTTATACTTTATGAGTCTGTGCATAGGATAGAATATTTACTCGAGGATTTAGATAGTATCTTACCAAATGTGGATATTGCTGTTGCAAAAGAATTAACTAAACAGTTTGAGACTTTTGTTAATGGTAAACCTGCTCAAGTAATAGAGTTTTTTAAGAGCTCTCCAGAAAAACTAAAAGGAGAGTTTGTTGTTATTATAGACTGCAATGCTTCAGATATATCAGATTCTTCAAGAATTGATCAAGATTTGCTACTTGAAGCATTACTTGATGAGCTACCTTTGAAAAAGGCTGTTAAATTAACATCAGAATTATTAAAGCTCAAAAAAAATGATATATACCAAAGGGCTTTAGATTTAAAAAAAGATATGGATTTGAAAAAAAATGCTTAG
- a CDS encoding DUF3427 domain-containing protein has product MSKDSKKFLTNSIHSKIVTELNDQLNNCDEFIISVAFVTLSGVLCILESLRQLQANNIKGKILTGCYLNFTEPKALDTLLEFNNIELKILDNDNFHAKGFFFRSEQSWRVMLGSSNLTQAALTVNSEWNILFEANHDDEIIIQALSEFNKLFSQAKWVSDFINEYREIYHKQQSLQSIQNIHLQNSQISPNKVQSEALDSLAALRNDNKDKALIISATGTGKTFLSAFDVAKVKPKRCLFIVHRTNIAIKAKETFAKVIKDKTLGLYTGDKKDSTEYLFATIQTLKNPKVLESFSEREFDYIVIDEVHHAEAKSYKKVLDYFRPKFLLGMTATPERTDEADIFKLFDYNIAYEIRLHQALEEDLLCPFHYFAIEDFYVESEKSLAKDFSKLINDDRVEHIITKMNIYKFSGSFRSALMFVSNVNEAKQLAIKLTEKGISAKALTSEDSEKSRSDVISQLESNQLEVIVTVDIFNEGIDIPCVNQVILLRPTQSAIVYIQQLGRGLRKYKDKHFVVVLDFIANYDNNFLIPVALSQNNSYDRDELKKFVVSPNSYIAGQSTITFTSIAKEIIYKNIQVTNFSQLKNIKRDYQQLKRELGRIPTLVDFQKYNFISPEVVLSAKDTYYDVLNSFKEDIAELNTRQYLVLKFISKEFTPAKRLYEILILEKLLACNNLEISQLELDLREKLSDFDIDSFESALKHLSLNIFTVNAARHDYEPLISISNGKVILLVADLIKNSNLLKSQLRDLIKYNKLVYSERYSHHKHLGLAMYSKYSKKDIAHLLNQDYTNGGVNLAGYRAFDNKALLFMTFDENKKFTLHDNKFISSRSFTYYSKAGKDLNDEFENNLTKDTYIRYVFARTNKNDEYFYLGTISKCLGARELLKPKKMIEYTFELQYELPSEIWKYFEVIYKNKN; this is encoded by the coding sequence ATGAGTAAAGACTCTAAGAAATTTCTTACAAATTCAATTCATTCTAAAATCGTAACAGAGCTAAATGATCAACTAAATAATTGTGATGAGTTTATAATTAGTGTGGCATTTGTGACATTAAGTGGAGTTTTGTGTATCTTAGAATCTTTGCGCCAGCTACAAGCTAATAATATAAAAGGTAAGATTTTAACGGGATGTTATTTGAATTTTACAGAGCCTAAGGCTTTGGATACACTTCTTGAGTTTAACAATATAGAGCTTAAGATACTCGATAATGATAACTTTCATGCTAAAGGATTCTTTTTTAGAAGTGAGCAAAGTTGGAGAGTTATGTTAGGTAGCTCGAATCTTACACAAGCTGCTCTAACAGTAAATAGTGAGTGGAATATCCTTTTTGAAGCTAATCATGATGATGAAATTATCATACAAGCGTTATCTGAGTTTAATAAACTCTTTAGTCAAGCTAAATGGGTTAGTGATTTTATTAATGAGTATAGAGAGATATATCATAAGCAACAAAGCCTACAGTCTATTCAAAATATACATTTACAAAATAGTCAAATAAGCCCGAATAAAGTCCAAAGCGAGGCTTTAGATAGTTTAGCTGCTTTAAGAAATGATAATAAAGATAAGGCTTTGATAATAAGCGCTACAGGTACAGGTAAAACCTTTTTAAGCGCATTTGATGTTGCAAAAGTTAAGCCTAAACGATGTCTTTTTATAGTTCATCGAACAAATATTGCAATAAAGGCTAAAGAAACTTTTGCTAAAGTTATTAAAGATAAAACTCTAGGGCTATATACCGGAGATAAAAAAGACTCTACAGAATACTTATTTGCAACTATACAAACTCTTAAGAATCCAAAAGTTTTAGAGAGTTTTTCAGAAAGAGAGTTTGACTATATAGTTATTGATGAAGTGCATCATGCTGAAGCAAAGAGTTATAAAAAGGTTCTTGACTATTTTAGGCCTAAATTTTTGCTTGGGATGACGGCTACTCCAGAGCGTACAGATGAAGCAGATATATTTAAGCTGTTTGATTATAACATTGCTTATGAGATTAGATTACATCAGGCTCTAGAAGAAGACTTACTATGCCCATTCCACTATTTCGCTATAGAGGATTTTTATGTTGAGTCAGAAAAGTCATTAGCTAAGGATTTTTCAAAGCTAATCAATGATGATCGTGTTGAGCATATTATCACTAAGATGAATATTTATAAGTTTAGCGGAAGTTTTCGAAGTGCATTAATGTTTGTGAGTAATGTTAATGAAGCAAAACAGCTAGCGATTAAACTAACTGAAAAAGGGATAAGTGCCAAAGCCTTAACAAGTGAAGATTCTGAAAAATCTCGATCAGATGTTATAAGTCAGCTTGAATCAAATCAGTTAGAAGTGATAGTCACGGTGGATATTTTTAACGAAGGTATTGATATCCCTTGTGTGAATCAAGTCATATTACTTCGTCCAACACAAAGTGCTATTGTGTATATTCAGCAGTTAGGTAGAGGTTTACGTAAATATAAAGATAAACATTTTGTTGTAGTGCTAGATTTTATTGCAAACTATGATAATAACTTTCTTATTCCTGTAGCATTAAGCCAGAATAATAGCTATGACAGAGATGAACTTAAAAAGTTTGTTGTTTCTCCAAATAGTTATATAGCGGGGCAAAGTACAATAACATTTACCAGCATTGCTAAAGAGATTATTTATAAGAATATTCAGGTAACAAATTTTTCACAGCTAAAGAATATTAAAAGAGATTATCAACAGCTAAAAAGAGAGCTTGGAAGAATACCTACATTGGTTGATTTTCAAAAATATAACTTTATATCTCCAGAGGTGGTTTTATCAGCTAAAGATACCTACTATGATGTATTAAACTCCTTTAAGGAAGATATTGCTGAGCTTAATACAAGGCAATATTTGGTTTTAAAGTTTATTTCTAAAGAGTTTACTCCAGCAAAAAGGTTATATGAAATATTAATCTTAGAGAAGTTGCTTGCTTGTAATAATTTGGAAATATCTCAACTCGAGTTAGATCTTAGAGAAAAGCTAAGTGACTTTGATATTGATAGCTTTGAAAGTGCTCTAAAACATCTATCTTTAAACATATTTACAGTAAATGCTGCAAGACATGATTATGAGCCTTTGATATCTATAAGTAATGGTAAAGTTATACTTCTAGTAGCAGATTTAATAAAAAATAGTAATTTATTGAAATCTCAACTTAGGGATTTGATTAAATATAATAAGCTGGTTTATTCAGAAAGGTATAGTCATCATAAGCACTTAGGGTTAGCAATGTATAGTAAGTATTCAAAAAAGGATATTGCTCATTTGCTTAATCAAGACTATACCAATGGCGGAGTCAACTTAGCTGGGTATAGAGCTTTTGATAACAAGGCTCTTCTTTTTATGACTTTTGATGAGAATAAAAAGTTCACATTACATGATAATAAGTTTATTTCTTCAAGAAGTTTTACTTATTATTCTAAAGCTGGAAAAGACTTAAATGATGAGTTTGAAAATAACTTAACTAAAGATACTTATATACGGTATGTCTTTGCTAGAACAAATAAAAATGATGAGTATTTTTACCTAGGTACAATCTCTAAATGTTTAGGAGCTAGAGAGCTTTTAAAACCTAAGAAAATGATTGAATATACATTTGAATTACAGTATGAATTACCTAGTGAAATATGGAAATATTTTGAAGTAATTTATAAAAATAAAAATTAA
- a CDS encoding HAD family hydrolase produces MLSRSLYTIKQMLRHKKMLKSLKHNNCLESVVDLTTEFLSQKKIKYLALDFDGVLASHGKPEVFREVKLWLDDFVTKFDEGNIFILSNKPTQERLEYFKKHFPKIRFISGVAKKPYPDGLNKIVNMVGCQPQEVALVDDRLLTGALACFIAGCYPILITKPYIDRDNYTKEERFFSFLRYWEQKIFL; encoded by the coding sequence ATGCTTAGTCGATCTTTGTATACTATTAAACAAATGCTTAGGCATAAGAAGATGCTTAAATCTTTAAAACATAATAACTGTTTAGAGAGTGTTGTAGATTTAACAACAGAGTTTCTAAGTCAAAAAAAAATTAAGTATTTAGCATTAGATTTTGATGGGGTATTAGCAAGTCATGGTAAACCAGAGGTTTTTAGAGAAGTTAAGCTTTGGCTAGATGATTTTGTTACTAAATTTGATGAAGGTAATATATTTATCCTTTCAAATAAACCTACTCAAGAAAGGCTCGAATATTTTAAGAAACACTTTCCTAAAATTAGATTTATATCTGGTGTAGCGAAAAAACCTTATCCAGATGGTCTTAATAAGATTGTAAATATGGTAGGCTGTCAGCCACAAGAAGTAGCTCTTGTTGATGACAGGCTTTTGACAGGAGCATTAGCATGTTTTATTGCAGGGTGCTATCCGATACTTATAACAAAACCTTATATCGATAGAGATAATTATACAAAAGAAGAGAGATTCTTTAGTTTTTTGCGTTATTGGGAACAAAAAATCTTTTTATAG
- a CDS encoding universal stress protein, translated as MAYKKVLLAVNVYENADVVINSAVDFAKKNNTEVLKVVTVIDCVAPFAPSIVDFQHSIEKEAKEELDKLVAKISGIKVEHEVLIGNPATEIVTYAEESQCDVIVLGSHATHGINLLLGSVANAVLHKAKCDVLTVRVSENEAAVSKAHSYKKLLVPTDLENDSCVVVDKAKEVAKLYNAKLDTAFVIPNDSISLMTYETAKVEAALEEFAKKNNIDGDKSVMIGAISNSLLEKAEENNNDLIVVGSHRRGAIGRFFLGSTANSILHEANVDVLVVRLK; from the coding sequence ATGGCGTATAAAAAAGTACTATTAGCGGTAAATGTTTATGAGAATGCAGATGTTGTAATTAACTCTGCTGTTGATTTCGCTAAGAAAAATAATACTGAAGTTTTAAAAGTAGTTACAGTTATCGATTGTGTTGCTCCATTTGCACCATCTATAGTTGATTTTCAGCATTCTATAGAGAAGGAAGCAAAAGAAGAGTTAGATAAGTTAGTAGCTAAAATCTCAGGTATTAAAGTTGAGCATGAAGTACTCATCGGTAATCCTGCTACAGAGATTGTTACATATGCAGAAGAAAGCCAGTGCGATGTAATTGTATTAGGGTCTCATGCAACGCATGGAATTAATCTACTGTTAGGTTCTGTTGCTAATGCTGTTTTACATAAAGCTAAATGTGATGTATTAACTGTAAGAGTTAGCGAAAATGAAGCTGCTGTAAGTAAAGCACATAGCTATAAAAAGTTATTAGTACCTACTGATCTTGAAAATGATTCATGTGTTGTTGTAGATAAAGCAAAAGAAGTTGCTAAATTATATAACGCTAAATTAGACACAGCATTTGTAATACCAAATGACAGTATCTCTTTAATGACTTATGAAACTGCAAAAGTTGAAGCAGCACTAGAAGAGTTTGCTAAGAAAAATAATATAGATGGTGACAAATCAGTGATGATTGGTGCAATATCTAATAGTTTATTAGAAAAAGCAGAAGAAAATAATAATGATTTAATCGTTGTTGGTAGTCATAGAAGAGGTGCTATAGGCAGGTTCTTCCTAGGTTCAACAGCAAATAGTATCTTACATGAAGCAAATGTTGATGTCTTAGTTGTGAGACTAAAATAG
- a CDS encoding MFS transporter, producing the protein MKKLLVLLASSAEWYEFTVYSFCAVYIGNAFFPNLDSPFANFLAAFGAFAAGFLARPFGGVIFGYIGDKKSRTTALAWAAFFMGVPTVGMALLPSYAMIGFLAPILLVAFRILQGIAIGGQYSGSVVILVEEENTILGKAKASANVIASAFGGILLAIVSFQVIRYFIPDELMSAGGWRILFAIAIILVVMSFFIKHSGDKDAKKSEKQQIKLAHLVIKYWKSIVFMMLLCFPGAVVAYFQITILPNIIKQILGHKDVDVAILTTISLVVFIASCSFSAKLTKFFNIKTIIATGLVLMLLLPLPMYALYKSNSDLLILFFIVMAAIFGIFYGNIMVIFTESFPKDIRYTGFALAYNIGFGIYGGLLPFVCFYLAQHISDYMAVGMICISAVVGLFTLYKLEPDTCKEITSKN; encoded by the coding sequence ATGAAAAAATTATTAGTACTTTTAGCAAGCTCAGCAGAGTGGTATGAGTTCACAGTATATTCATTTTGTGCTGTGTATATTGGTAATGCTTTTTTCCCAAATCTTGATAGTCCATTTGCTAATTTCTTAGCTGCGTTTGGTGCTTTTGCTGCAGGGTTTTTAGCAAGACCTTTCGGAGGAGTTATATTTGGATATATAGGTGATAAAAAATCAAGAACAACGGCTCTTGCATGGGCTGCGTTTTTTATGGGAGTTCCTACCGTAGGTATGGCACTATTACCATCTTATGCAATGATTGGTTTTTTAGCTCCTATATTACTAGTTGCCTTTAGAATACTTCAGGGAATTGCTATTGGTGGACAATATAGTGGTTCAGTAGTTATTCTTGTAGAAGAGGAAAATACCATATTAGGCAAAGCAAAAGCATCTGCAAATGTGATTGCAAGTGCTTTTGGTGGAATTTTATTAGCAATTGTAAGTTTTCAGGTTATTAGATATTTTATTCCTGATGAGCTTATGTCAGCAGGAGGCTGGAGGATTTTGTTTGCTATAGCAATTATCCTTGTTGTAATGTCTTTCTTTATAAAGCATAGTGGTGACAAAGATGCTAAAAAGTCTGAAAAGCAACAAATAAAACTAGCACATTTAGTTATCAAATATTGGAAGAGTATAGTATTTATGATGTTACTATGTTTTCCTGGTGCAGTAGTAGCATACTTCCAAATAACAATACTACCAAATATTATTAAACAGATACTTGGACATAAAGATGTTGATGTTGCTATCCTTACAACAATAAGTTTGGTCGTTTTTATCGCTTCATGTAGCTTTTCTGCTAAATTAACTAAGTTTTTTAATATTAAAACCATAATAGCTACAGGCTTGGTTTTAATGCTGTTATTACCTTTGCCAATGTATGCATTATATAAATCTAATAGTGATTTATTGATTCTATTTTTTATAGTGATGGCTGCTATTTTTGGGATATTCTATGGCAATATTATGGTAATTTTTACAGAGAGTTTTCCTAAAGATATACGTTATACAGGTTTTGCTTTAGCTTATAATATTGGTTTTGGAATTTATGGGGGGCTTTTACCTTTTGTATGCTTTTATCTAGCTCAGCATATATCTGATTATATGGCTGTTGGGATGATATGTATAAGTGCGGTGGTAGGGTTGTTCACTTTATACAAGCTTGAGCCAGATACCTGTAAAGAAATCACTAGCAAAAACTAA